The Nitrospirota bacterium genome includes the window GATTTATAGCCGATATCCACTATAATGGCGTCGTGTTTTTTAGATACCACCTTGCCGGTTAGTATCATGCCTGGGCTTATGCTTTTAAAAGTCCCGGCGTAGAGCTGTTCTAAGTCGTTATTCTGTAATTCCATTACCTGTTATGCCCCCTATATGATTAATTCTTTCTACTATCTCATTAATTATCCAATCCGGAGTAGAAGCGCCGGCAGTTATCCCAACATGCTTAACTCCGTCAAACCATTCCGGTATAAGCTCGTCAGAGGTCTCTATGTGGTGTGTTTTTACATCCAGAACGCGGCAGTGGTTGGCAAGTTGGGTGGTGTTAGCACTGTTTTTGCCGCCGGCTATTATCATCACGTCAACTTGTGAGGATATTTCACTTGTCTCCTTAAGTCTGAGCGCTGTGGAGTTACATATTGTATTAAAGACTTTCAACTCTTTGACTTTGTCTACAATATTTGAGAGTAATTTTTCCAGTGCAGATACCGGCTGAGTCGTTTGAACGACAACACCGACTTTCATTTTCAGTTTACCTGGCATCTCGCCTTCTTTCAGCACAACAGCATCTGTGCCGGCATAACTCA containing:
- the ispH gene encoding 4-hydroxy-3-methylbut-2-enyl diphosphate reductase; this translates as MKVTVAKRAGFCFGVKRAVDIAFDMASKRDGVCTLGPIIHNPQVVERLAEKGLRCVTEPEPGVKSLIIRTHGIPIDMYEKISTTGLEIVDATCPFVKKAQQYAKLLREENYQVIVLGDRDHPEVKSIMSYAGTDAVVLKEGEMPGKLKMKVGVVVQTTQPVSALEKLLSNIVDKVKELKVFNTICNSTALRLKETSEISSQVDVMIIAGGKNSANTTQLANHCRVLDVKTHHIETSDELIPEWFDGVKHVGITAGASTPDWIINEIVERINHIGGITGNGITE